From Micromonospora echinospora:
CTGACCTTGTGACGACGGCGGGACACCCGGGCAGAACCGGGTGTCCCGCCGTCGTCGTACCCGGCCTCGACTGGCGGCCAGCCACTTTTACTGATAGCTCTTGGTAGGTGACCTGGCACGACAACCCACGAGGCGGCGACCCTCACCGGTTCGGCACCGATGCGTTCTACGCGGCGCTCGGCCGGGCCTTCGTCGCCATGTGCGCGGTCGTGCCGGTGCTGTTCGTCATCGAGGCCCTCGACGTCGGCCTGCGACTCGGCCTGGACTACACCGCCGGCATCATCCCGCAGCGGATCCAGGGCCTGGACGGTGTCTTCTTCTCACCCTTCCTGCACGCCGGCTGGAACCACCTCTACAGCAACAGCATCCCGCTGATCCTGCTGGGCACGTTCGTGCTCGCCGCGGGCACGCGCCGGTTCCTCTGGTCCACCGGTGTCATCATCCTGGTCAGCGGCCTGGGCGTCTGGTTCACCGGCTCGCCCAACTCGGTGGTGG
This genomic window contains:
- a CDS encoding rhomboid family intramembrane serine protease — encoded protein: MTWHDNPRGGDPHRFGTDAFYAALGRAFVAMCAVVPVLFVIEALDVGLRLGLDYTAGIIPQRIQGLDGVFFSPFLHAGWNHLYSNSIPLILLGTFVLAAGTRRFLWSTGVIILVSGLGVWFTGSPNSVVVGASGVIFGYLGILLTRGIVERSWWNFAVGLLVGLLYGWQLLGILPTDERVSWQGHLFGLLGGVVAAILFRRRRDTDDVDRLGSPRMTLP